The region GGAGTGAGCAGGGCATCCGACACCAAGGGAGCGAAGGCGGACGGCGGGGTCTATGTGACTGGCTTCAACCAGGTTGGCGCCAAAGTCACGTGGACCGTCAATGGCATTGAGAAGGCTGGCTCCTACCGGTTGTACGTGCGTTATGACATCCCGGGCGTGGACGCCGACGCGACACTGACAGTCAACGGCAAGGCCAACGCACAGCCCCTGGGCATGAAGAATTTCATCGGCTCACCGAAGGGCGACTTGGAGAAGGGTTGGCAGTCCACTTGGGCTCCCGTGAACCTGAGCAAGGGGACCAACGTGTTGGAGATCTCCTGTGGCCAGGGGAACCAATGCAACGCCTTCCTGGACCAATTGTGGCTGCAGTAGGGGTCCGATAACGCAAACGGTCCGCCGGGGAGCTCCGGCGGACCGTCATGAGAGCCTCAGATCAGGCGATACGGCCGAACCCAACACACTGATCTGCGACCCACCGCTTCTTGCCCTCCCATTTGAGGGGTGTCCATGTGTTGTGCGTCGCGCCTCCGCTCGTGCAGCGATATGACCCACCTGTGACGTCGCCTGTGCAATTGGATACCCAGCAGGGAACGGCGTCCGGTGTGCCATGGCCAAGCGCGTGGACCCTGAGCACTGCAGTTGAGGATGTCGACGTACCTTCACGGAGAGTCCAGTCCGTGGAGCCATACGCACCTGAAACGGAAGCGTGTGCAGGTGCGGCAGCGAAGAGGAGCGACGCTGCCAGCGCGCCGGGCACGGCAGCCATGCGCGTGATTGTTCGTATCACAGAGTCCCCAATTCTGGTTCTTTCGCCGCTGGTCAGCGCGACGAATAGATGATCATCAGATCATCTGTCGGGCGCGAGGGGAAGAGCGGTTCTTGGTCAGTTCCTGCGGCGGCTTAGAAGGCGAGAGCTGGGACACTCTCACGCCGCCGATGGCTCCCCCGTCACCGCCACTCGCCTCAGCAACGCCTCGTATCCAACCCGGTCGAACTCGCCCGCCACCGGTGCCAGTACGGTCGCCGCGGACAGGGCGACGGCCCGGGCCAGGCGCTCCGGCCATGGCAGGTGCTCCACCAGTCCCGACAGCAGGCCCGCGACCGCCGAGTCGCCCGCGCCGGTCGGGTTGCCGTGGACGCGGCGTGGTGGGGTGGCGCGCCAGAGGCCGTCCGGAGTGTGGGCGAGCAGGCCCTGGGCGCCCAGTGAGGCCACGACGGCGTGCGCGCCGCGCCTGCGGGCGTCCCGGGTCGCCTGCAACGGTTCGTGGGAGCCGGTGAGTTCGGCCAGTTCGTCGGTGTTCGGCTTGACGATGTCGGGACGGGCGGCGACGCCCCGTCGCAGGGGTTCGCCGCTGGTGTCCAGGAGGACCGGGACGGCCGCCGCGCGGGCCGCGCGGATCAGCCCGGCGTAGGCGCCCACCGGCACCCCCGGCGGCAGGCTGCCGCACAGGGCCACCGCCGAGGCGGAGCGCAGCAGCACTTCGTACGCCTCCTGGAAGGCCGCCCACTCGGCAGGGGTGATCTCCGGTCCTGGCTCGTTGAGTTGAGTGGTGTCACCCGTCGTCGTGTCCACCACGGCTATCGTGCGGCGCGTCGGCCCCTCGACCGGGATCAGCGCGTCCACCACCCCGGGTGTGTCCGTGAGTTGGTCCCGCAGGGCGCGGCCCGTCACGCCGCCCGTGAAGCCCGTGACGGTCACCTCGTGGCCGAGGGCGGCGAGCACCCGGGCCACGTTCAGGCCCTTGCCGCCGGGGCGTTCGGTCACCTCGGTCACCCGGTGCGCGGTGTGCGGGCGCAGGGACCGTACGCGATAGGTGATGTCGAGAGCGGTGTTCAGTGTGACCGTGAGGATCATCCGGACCGACCTCCCTCGATGAATGCGCTGGCCGACAGTTTCGAGTTCCGGGGAATCCGGAGGCTCGATCATGCCAAAGACAACGGCGGTCGGCCCAGTCCCGGGACGACCGCCGTACGTCACATCGCGCTCCAATCGGAGGGCGAATCAGCCCAGTTGTGGGTCAACCACCCATTCGCCCCGGCGCATCACGCCCTTGAGGGCGAACTCCGCGTCCAGGACCACCAGGTCGGCGTCCTTGCCCGGTTCCAGGGAGCCCACCGTGTCGTACAGGCCGAGCAGACGGGCCGGGTTGGCCGACAGGGCCGCGACGATGTCCTCGACCGGCAGCCGGTCGACGGTCACCGCCCGCTGGAAGGCGCGGTCGAGGGTGAGCGTGGAGCCCGCGATCGAGCCGCCCTCCACCAGCCGGGCGACCCCTTCGCTGACCTCGACCTCCAGCGGGCCGAGCCGATAGCGGCCGTCGCCGAAGCCCGCCGCGTCCATGGCGTCCGTGATGAACGCCACCCGGTCCGCGCCCGCGTGATGGAACGCCAGCTGGAGCGCGGCGGGGTGGAGGTGGGTGCCGTCGTTGATCAGCTCGACGGTGATCCGCTCGTCCTCCAGGAGGGCGGCGATGGGGCCGGGCGTGCGGTGTCCGAGCGCGGGCATGGCGTTGAACAGGTGCGTGGCGACGGTCGCGCCCGCCTCGATGGCCTCCACCGTCTGCTCGTACGTCGCGTCCGTGTGCCCGATCGCCGCGATCACCCCGTGCTCGGCCAGCAGGCGTACGGAGTCGATGCCGCCCGGCAGCTCGGTGGCGAGGGTGACCATGCTGGCTCGGCCGCGCGCCGCGTCGATCAGCTTGCGGACCTCGGCCGGGTCCGGGTGGCGCAGCAGTTCCTCGGAGTGCGCGCCCTTGCGGCACGGCGAGATGAACGGGCCCTCGAAGTGGATGCCGGCGATGTCGCCCTGCTCGGCCAGCTCGGAGAGCAGCCCGGCGCGCTGGGCGAGTCCGTCCATGTCACCGGTCACGGTCGAGGCGACGAGGGTGGTGGTGCCGTGCAGCCGGTGGGTGTGGACGCCCCGCAGGACCTCCTCGACGGTGCCGGAGGTGAAGGAGGCGCCGCCGCCGCCGTGGTTGTGGAGGTCCACGAAGCCGGGGACGAGCCAGTGGCCCGACAGGTCCAGTGTCCGCGCCGACGAGGGCGCGCTGCCGGCGATGCGTGTGCCGTCGACGATCACACGACCGTCGTCGACGACTCCGGTGGGCAGTACCACCCTGGCACCGGCGAGAACCGTTCTAGGGGCCATCAGGTGGATACCTCCGAAGTCGGTTGGGAAGTGGTCGGCTGATTCAGCAGGTCCCAGGCGAGCAGGCCCGCGCCCAGGCAGCCGGCCGTGTCCCCGAGGGCCGCGGGGACGAGGGACGGCAGTTTCTGGAAGGTGACGCGCCGCTCGACGGCGGCCCGTAGCGGTGTGAACAAGGTTTCCCCGGCCTCGGCGAGACCGCCACCGATGATCAGAGTGCGCGGGTCCAGCAGGGTGAGCGCGGTGACGAGCCCGTCGGCGAGCGCGTCGATGGCGTCCTGCCAGACCTCCCGCGCCCGCGCGTCCCCGGACTCGACGGCCTTCGCACAGTCGGCGGCGTCCGCCTTCGGGTCCCCGCAGGCCTCGGCCCAGGCCTGGCTGACGGCGGCGGCGGACGCGTACCGCTCCAGACAGCCGTGCTGCCCGCACGGACACGGGGTCCCGCCGGGGCGTACGACGACATGGCCGATCTCGCCCGCGAAACCGTGCGCGCCCGCCTCGACGCCGCCGTCGATGCCGATCGCGCCCGCGATGCCGGTACCGAGGGGGACGAACAGGAAACGGTCGGCCCCCTGCCCCGCGCCGATCCGGCCCTCCGCGAGCCCGCCGGTGCGCACGTCGTGTCCGAGCGCCACCGGCACCCCGCCCAGCCGGTCGCCGAGCAGCCGGCGCATCGGGACGTCGCGCCAGCCCAGGTTGGCCGAGTACACCGCCACGCCCCCCTCGGCGTCGACGATGCCGGGGACGGCGACTCCGGCCGCCGCCGCCGGCTCGCCGAGGTGGTGCTCGCCGTACGCGCGCAGCTCGGCCGCGAAGTCGAGGATCGCGTCGACCACGGCGTCCGGACCGCGCTCGCGGCCGGTGGGCCGGCGGGCCTGGTGGAGGAGCTCGCCCTCCGACCCGACCAGGGCGGCCTTCATCCCGGTGCCGCCCACATCGAGGGCGATGACATGTCTCACGGGGACAGTGTCGCCCCTTACCCCAGGAGAGGTCTAGTCCACTCGCGTGGTGTAGACCTTGTATCCGCATTCCGAGACGGATGCAACGGACGCAGAAGCAAAGACGGACAGCCTCTGGACAGGGGCGGCCGGGGGTTGGGAGAAGTGCGGTGCAGCGGCGTAGGACAGGACGTAGGACAGTACTGATCGCGGCGGCGTCCGCGCTGGGCATGACGGCGACCCTCGCGGGCTGCGGCGGCTCGGCCGGTTCCGGGGACGTGACCCTCAGACTCGTGGCCGCGGACTACGGGGACTCCAAGGCCAACAGCTCCCAGAAGTACTGGGACAAGCTCGTCAAGGCGTACGAGGCCGAACACCCCGGGACCAAGGTCGAGGTCAGCGTCTACCCGTGGACGGACGTCGACCGCAAGGTCAAGGAGATGGTCGCGCGGGGCGACGCCCCCGACATGGCGCAGATCGGCGCGTACGCCGACTACGCCGACAAGGGCGAGCTGTACAAGGCCGAAGAGGTGCTCTCCATACCCGTCCAGGCCGACTTCGTCGCGCAGCTCACCGACGCGGGGAAGATGAACCGGGTGCAGTACGGCATGCCGTTCGCCGCCTCCACCCGGCTGCTCTTCTTCAACAAGAAGCTGTTCTCCGCCGCGGGTCTCAGCGCGCCGACGACCTGGAGCGAACTGGCCGCCGACGCGCAGGCGCTGAAGGCCCGGGGCGTGAAGATCCCGTACGCGCTGCCCCTCGGTCCCGAGGAGGCGCAGGCCGAGACCATGCAGTGGCTGCTGAGCGGCGGCGACGGCTACACCGACGACGTCGGCACCTACAGCCTCGACTCCGCCCAGAACGTCGCCACCCTCACCTGGCTCAAGGACGACCTGGTGGGCAAGGGGCTGACCGGACCGGTCGCGCCCGCGAAGCTCAATCGCGCGGACGCCTTCGCGGCGTTCGCGCGCGGCGAGGTCGGGATGCTCAACGGGCACCCCACGCTGATGAAGATGGCCGCCGACAAGGGCGTGAAGTTCGGGATGGTGCCGATGCCCGGCGTCAGCGGGAAGAGCCGGGCCACGATGGGTGTCGCCGACTGGATGATGGCCTTCAAGAAGAACGGCCACCGGGATCAGATCGGTACGTTCCTCGACTACGTCTACAGCGAGAAGAACGTGCTCGCCTTCTCGCACGAGTACGACCTGCTGCCGGTCACGACGTCCGCGTCCGAGGCGATGGCGGCGGACAGTGACGACGCGGACCTCAGCCCGTTCCTGCACGAGCTCCCCTCCTCCCAGCTCTATCCGGTCGGCAAGACGTCCTGGGCCGCCGTCAGCGCCGACATCAAGAAGCAGATCGGCAAGGCGGTCTCCCCGGACGGCAGCCCGGCCGGGATCCTCGGCTCGCTCCAGCAGGCGGCGACCACGACGGACTCCGCGGGGTAGCCCCGCTGTCGGTGGCGGGAGCTACGGTGCGGTCATGGACGAACTGAGCGGGAGGGAGCGGGGGATCCTCGCCATGGAGCGCCGTTCCTTCGCGGGGCCCGGCGCGAAGGAACGAGCGATACGCGAGCAACTCGGCCTCGCCCCCGTCCGCTACTACCAACTCCTCAACGCCCTCCTCGACGACCCCCGCGCCCTCGCGCACGACCCGATCACGGTGAACCGCCTCCGCCGCATCCGGGACAGCCGCCGCGCGGACCGCTGACAGCGGCACCGGCCGGGGGTGGCCGTCCGGCGTTCGAGGACTGTGACTCGGTGAGCCGTGGGTGCGCCCGGGGGTGCGCGGATAGGGTCGGAGCATGGGCAGCCACTCGGAAATCCCGGAATCCCCGGACGTCACGGAACCCTTGCCGACCCCCGTGACCCCCGCCGGACGCGACGGCCTCGACGCCATCCTCACCCGGCCCGACCGGGCCGTCATCGCGCTCGACTTCGACGGAACACTCGCCCCCATCGTCGCCGACCCGGAGCAGGCCCGCGCCCACCCCGACGCGGTCCCCGCCCTCGCGGCCCTCGCCCCGAAGGTCGCCTCCGTGGCCGTCGTCACCGGCCGCCCGGCCGGCGTAGCGGTCCGCCACGGCGGCTTCGCGGGCGTCCCGGGCCTCGACCACCTCGTCGTCCTCGGCCACTACGGCGCCGAACGCTGGGACGCCCGCACCGGCACCGTCAACGCCCCCGCCCCGCACCCCGGCGTCGCCGCCGTCCGTGCCGAGCTGCCCGGGGTCCTCGACAGGATCGGCGCCTGGCACGGCACCTGGATCGAGGAGAAGGGCCGCGCGGTCGCCGTCCACACCCGCCGAGCCGAGGACCCCCAGGCCGCGTTCGAGGCACTGCGCGAACCCCTCACCGACCTCGCCACCCGCCATGGCCTGATCGTCGAACCCGGTCGGATGGTCCTCGAACTCCGTCCCCCGGGCATGGACAAGGGCGTCGCCCTCCTGGAGTACGTCCGCGAGGTCCGCGCCGAGGCCGTCATGTACGCCGGCGACGACCTGGGCGACCTCCCCGCCTTCGCCGCCGTCGACAAACTCCGCTCGGACGGCGTCCCGGGCCTGCTGGTGTGCAGCGGCAGCGCGGAAGTCACCGAACTGGCCGAACGCGCGGACCTCGTTGTCGACGGCCCCGGAGGAGTCGTACGCCTGCTGAAGGCATTGGCGAGTCGCCTGGACCACTGATCCCCGGCCGACTACAGCGCCCCGTCAGGGGCGCGGGGCTGTGACATATGCGACTCCGCCGCGTGGGCGCGACCAGCCACAACGCACCCGCAGCCGAAGACTCCCGACTCAGCCCTCCAACTCCCGCAACTGCTCAAGAAACCACTGCGCCGGAGGCAACGCCGTCCCGGCGGCAGCCAACCGCTTCGTACGTTCCGCCCGCTCGCCCAGCGGCATGGTCAGCGCCGAGTCCAGCGCCCGCGCGGTGCCGACCACGTCGTACGGGTTCACCACCATCGCGTCCTCGCCCAGCTCCTCGTACGCCCCCGCTTCCCGTGAGAGCACCAGCACGCATCCCTCGTCGGAGACGACCGGCACCTCCTTGGCGACGAGGTTCATGCCGTCGCGGATGGGGTTGACGAGGGCGACGTCGGCGAGCCGGTACGCGGCCAGGGAGCGGGCGAAGTCGTCCTTGACGTGGAGGACGACCGGGGTCCATCCCGGTGTGCCGTAGCGGGCGTTGATCTCGGTCGCCACGCGCTGCACCTCGGCCGTGTAGTCCCGGTAGACGGCCAGGTCCTGGCGGGAGGGGTAGGCGAAGGCCACGTGGACGACGCGCTCGCGCCACTCCGGGTGGTCCTCCAGCAGCTGCCGGTACGCCAGCAGGCCCCGCACGATGTTCTTCGACAGCTCGGTCCGGTCGACCCGCACGATCGTCCTGCGGCCCTCGCCGATCTGCTCGCGCAGCGCGGCCATGCGCTCCGCGACGTCCGCCTCGTGCGAGCGCCTGCGCAGGAAGTCCGCGTCCGCGCCGAGCCCGTGCACGCCGATCCGGGTGTCGCCGAGCCCGCCGACGGTCGCGTCGCAACAGGCGGTGAACGCGTCCGCCCAGCGCTGGGTGAGGAAGCCGAGCCGGTCCGCGCCGAGCATGCCGCGCAGCACCTGTTCGGCGATGTCGTCGGGCAGCATCCGGAAGTAGTCGACCGGCGCCCAGGGGGTGTGCGAGAAGTGGCCGATCCGCAGGTCGGGACGGAGCTCGCGCAGCATCCCGGGGACGAGGGTCAGGTGGTAGTCCTGGATGATCACCACCGCGCCCTGCGCCGCCTCCGCGGCCAGAGCTTCGGCGAACGCGCGGTTGTACGCCTCGTACGACGCCCACTGGCGCCGGAACTCCGCGTCGAAGACCGGCTCCAGCGGGGTCTGGTACAGCATGTGGTGGACGAACCACAGCACGGAGTTCGCGATGCCGTTGTACGCGTCCGCGTGCACGTCGGCGTCGATGTCCAGCATCCGTACGCCGTCCTCGGCGACCCCGCGCCGGACCGCCTCGCGGTCGCCGTCGCCGAGCGCCGAGCACACCCACAGGGCTCCCGCGTCCGGCCCGATCGCGGAGAGGCCCGAGACCAGCCCGCCGCCACCGCGCCTGGCGCGCAGCGAGCCGTCCTCCTGGACCTCGTAGGTGACCGGGCCGCGGTTGGATGCGACGAGGATGTTGTGGGCGCCTTGCGTTGAAGCGGGGGAAGCCATGCATCGAAACCTAGCCCGGCGTCGAAACGCTCAAACGTTCCCTTCAGCCGTATGCCGTCCGCGGGCCGGTGGGGGCTTGTCGCGCAGTTCCCCGCGCCCCTGACGGGGCGCTGCTACGCCGCCCTTCGTTTCTGGTACTCGGAGATTTCGACCATCGGCGGACGTTCCTCCGTGTCCACCGAGTACGTGCGCGGCTCGAAACCGTCCCTGCTCCGTTCGAACTGGGTGAGGGCCGGGCGGATCAGGTGACCGCGGGCCAGCCGGAGCTGGGCCGTTCGGTAGATCGCGGCGGACATCCGGCCCAGCGCCTGCCCGTCCTGGTGGCGGTGCTTGCGCACGCCCACGTCGACCTGGGCGAGCGCGTCCAGGCCCACCAGGTGCAGGGCGTCGACCAGCATGCCCAGCTCGATCCCGTACCCGACGGGGAAGGGGAGCTGTTCGAGCAGCGAGCGGCGGGCCGCGTACTCCCCGCCGAGCGGCTGCACGAAGCCGGCCAGCTGCGGCCAGTGCATGTTGAGGAGGGGGCGGGCCATGAGTTCGGTGACCCGGCCGCCCTGCCCCGCCGCACCGCCGAGCGGACGGTCGTACATCGCCTTGACGAGGTCCACACCGGGCTCGGTGAGCAGCGGCCCCACGATCCCGGAGACGAAGTCCGAGGAGAACTCCTTCAGATCCGCGTCGATGAAACAGATGATGTCCCCGCTCGTCACGAGGAGGGAACGCCACAGCACCTCGCCCTTGCCGGGCACGGTCGGGATGCGCGGCAGGATCTCGTCCCGGTGCACCACGCGCGCGCCCGCCGCGGCGGCCACCTCCGAGGTGCGGTCGGTCGAGCCCGAGTCGATGACGACGATCTCGTCGACGAGGGGCACCTGCTGCATCAGGTCGTGGCGGATGATGGCGACGATCTCGCCGACCGTCTCCTCCTCGTTCAGCGCCGGCAGGACGACGCTCACCGAGGAGCCCGTGGCCCGTTTGGCGGACATGAGCCTGTGGAGCGGGCGATCGGTCACGGACCAGGAGCGATTGCTCAGCCAGCGCTCAGTTTCCTTCAGCACAGTCTGCGGCTCCTCACTGTCTGATCACCCGGTGTCTCACGGTGTGATCCATCTCGCGGTTCGGACGACTATCTCAACTGTCCTGGCCTTCGGTTACAGTCTTGAACAACGCGGATGACCATCGCATGTCGTAGATCATTTGCGGACCACCGCACCACCCGCACGACACAACCGAATACCGCTCATCCAGAGGGGCAGAGGGATACGGCCCGATGAAGCCCCGGCAACCCTCCAGCTGGTTCCTGTCACATTGATGTGGCGAGGCTCCCGGCTAGGGAAGGTGCCAAATCCGTCTCACGGCGAAGTGCGTCGTGAGGAAGATGAGGAGAAAGGGCCTCGCCTCCATGGCTGCGCAGACTGTTGCAAGTTCGACTGTTGCAAGCACCACGAACCCTGTCGCGGGCGACACCACCACCGTAGTCGGTGTGGATCTCGGACCCGCCGACGCGCTTTCCTGCCGCGAGTGCGGGCACCGCGTGCCGCTCGGCCCGGTCTTCGCCTGCGAGGAGTGTTTCGGCCCGCTGGAGATCGCGTACGACTTCTCGGCCTACGAAACCGAAGAGCTCCGGGCGCGCATCGAAGCGGGCCCCGCGAACATCTGGCGCTACGCGCCGCTGCTGCCCGTCCCGGCCGACGTCGCCGACAAGCCGAACATCAACCCCGGCTGGACCAAGCTCGTCAAGGCCGACAACCTCGCCCGCGAGCTGGGCGTCGAGGCCGGCAAGCTCTTCGTCAAGGACGACTCCGGCAACCCGACGCACTCCTTCAAGGACCGCGTCGTGGCGCAGGCCATCGAGGCGGCGCGTGCCTTCAACTTCACCACTCTCTCCTGCTCCTCCACCGGCAACCTCGCCGGCGCCGTGGGTGCCGCCGCCGCCCGCGCCGGCTTCCGCTCCTGCGTGTTCATCCCGCACGACCTGGAGCAGGGCAAGGTCGTCATGGCCGCGATCTACGGCGGCGAGCTCGTCGGCATCGAGGGCAACTACGACGACGTGAACCGCTTCTGCTCCGAGCTGATCGGCGACCCGGCCGGCGAGGGCTGGGGCTTCGTCAACGTCAACCTGCGGCCGTACTACGCGGAGGGCTCCAAGACCCTGGCGTACGAGATCTGCGAGCAGCTGGGGTGGAAGCTCCCCGACCAGCTCGTGGTGCCCATCGCCTCCGGCTCCCAGCTCACGAAGATCGACAAGGGTCTTCAGGAGCTGATCAAGCTCGGACTGGTCGAGGACAAGCCGTACAAGATCTTCGGCGCCCAGGCCGAGGGCTGCTCGCCGGTGTCCGTCGCCTACAAGGCTGGCCACGACGTCGTACGGCCCCAGAAGCCGAACACCATCGCCAAGTCGCTGGCGATCGGCAACCCGGCGGACGGGCCGTACGTGCTGGACATCGCGCGGCGCACGGGTGGGGCCGTGGAGGACGTGAACGACGAGCAGGTCGTGGACGCGATCAAGCTGCTCGCGCGCACGGAGGGCATCTTCGCGGAGACCGCCGGTGGTGTGACGGTGGGTGTGACGAAGAAGCTGATCGAGAACGGGCTGCTGGACCCG is a window of Streptomyces mirabilis DNA encoding:
- the otsB gene encoding trehalose-phosphatase; amino-acid sequence: MGSHSEIPESPDVTEPLPTPVTPAGRDGLDAILTRPDRAVIALDFDGTLAPIVADPEQARAHPDAVPALAALAPKVASVAVVTGRPAGVAVRHGGFAGVPGLDHLVVLGHYGAERWDARTGTVNAPAPHPGVAAVRAELPGVLDRIGAWHGTWIEEKGRAVAVHTRRAEDPQAAFEALREPLTDLATRHGLIVEPGRMVLELRPPGMDKGVALLEYVREVRAEAVMYAGDDLGDLPAFAAVDKLRSDGVPGLLVCSGSAEVTELAERADLVVDGPGGVVRLLKALASRLDH
- the nagA gene encoding N-acetylglucosamine-6-phosphate deacetylase translates to MAPRTVLAGARVVLPTGVVDDGRVIVDGTRIAGSAPSSARTLDLSGHWLVPGFVDLHNHGGGGASFTSGTVEEVLRGVHTHRLHGTTTLVASTVTGDMDGLAQRAGLLSELAEQGDIAGIHFEGPFISPCRKGAHSEELLRHPDPAEVRKLIDAARGRASMVTLATELPGGIDSVRLLAEHGVIAAIGHTDATYEQTVEAIEAGATVATHLFNAMPALGHRTPGPIAALLEDERITVELINDGTHLHPAALQLAFHHAGADRVAFITDAMDAAGFGDGRYRLGPLEVEVSEGVARLVEGGSIAGSTLTLDRAFQRAVTVDRLPVEDIVAALSANPARLLGLYDTVGSLEPGKDADLVVLDAEFALKGVMRRGEWVVDPQLG
- a CDS encoding alpha,alpha-trehalose-phosphate synthase (UDP-forming); translation: MASPASTQGAHNILVASNRGPVTYEVQEDGSLRARRGGGGLVSGLSAIGPDAGALWVCSALGDGDREAVRRGVAEDGVRMLDIDADVHADAYNGIANSVLWFVHHMLYQTPLEPVFDAEFRRQWASYEAYNRAFAEALAAEAAQGAVVIIQDYHLTLVPGMLRELRPDLRIGHFSHTPWAPVDYFRMLPDDIAEQVLRGMLGADRLGFLTQRWADAFTACCDATVGGLGDTRIGVHGLGADADFLRRRSHEADVAERMAALREQIGEGRRTIVRVDRTELSKNIVRGLLAYRQLLEDHPEWRERVVHVAFAYPSRQDLAVYRDYTAEVQRVATEINARYGTPGWTPVVLHVKDDFARSLAAYRLADVALVNPIRDGMNLVAKEVPVVSDEGCVLVLSREAGAYEELGEDAMVVNPYDVVGTARALDSALTMPLGERAERTKRLAAAGTALPPAQWFLEQLRELEG
- a CDS encoding ABC transporter substrate-binding protein — protein: MTATLAGCGGSAGSGDVTLRLVAADYGDSKANSSQKYWDKLVKAYEAEHPGTKVEVSVYPWTDVDRKVKEMVARGDAPDMAQIGAYADYADKGELYKAEEVLSIPVQADFVAQLTDAGKMNRVQYGMPFAASTRLLFFNKKLFSAAGLSAPTTWSELAADAQALKARGVKIPYALPLGPEEAQAETMQWLLSGGDGYTDDVGTYSLDSAQNVATLTWLKDDLVGKGLTGPVAPAKLNRADAFAAFARGEVGMLNGHPTLMKMAADKGVKFGMVPMPGVSGKSRATMGVADWMMAFKKNGHRDQIGTFLDYVYSEKNVLAFSHEYDLLPVTTSASEAMAADSDDADLSPFLHELPSSQLYPVGKTSWAAVSADIKKQIGKAVSPDGSPAGILGSLQQAATTTDSAG
- a CDS encoding DUF3263 domain-containing protein; protein product: MDELSGRERGILAMERRSFAGPGAKERAIREQLGLAPVRYYQLLNALLDDPRALAHDPITVNRLRRIRDSRRADR
- a CDS encoding glucosyl-3-phosphoglycerate synthase → MLKETERWLSNRSWSVTDRPLHRLMSAKRATGSSVSVVLPALNEEETVGEIVAIIRHDLMQQVPLVDEIVVIDSGSTDRTSEVAAAAGARVVHRDEILPRIPTVPGKGEVLWRSLLVTSGDIICFIDADLKEFSSDFVSGIVGPLLTEPGVDLVKAMYDRPLGGAAGQGGRVTELMARPLLNMHWPQLAGFVQPLGGEYAARRSLLEQLPFPVGYGIELGMLVDALHLVGLDALAQVDVGVRKHRHQDGQALGRMSAAIYRTAQLRLARGHLIRPALTQFERSRDGFEPRTYSVDTEERPPMVEISEYQKRRAA
- a CDS encoding ROK family protein, producing MRHVIALDVGGTGMKAALVGSEGELLHQARRPTGRERGPDAVVDAILDFAAELRAYGEHHLGEPAAAAGVAVPGIVDAEGGVAVYSANLGWRDVPMRRLLGDRLGGVPVALGHDVRTGGLAEGRIGAGQGADRFLFVPLGTGIAGAIGIDGGVEAGAHGFAGEIGHVVVRPGGTPCPCGQHGCLERYASAAAVSQAWAEACGDPKADAADCAKAVESGDARAREVWQDAIDALADGLVTALTLLDPRTLIIGGGLAEAGETLFTPLRAAVERRVTFQKLPSLVPAALGDTAGCLGAGLLAWDLLNQPTTSQPTSEVST
- a CDS encoding 1-phosphofructokinase family hexose kinase encodes the protein MILTVTLNTALDITYRVRSLRPHTAHRVTEVTERPGGKGLNVARVLAALGHEVTVTGFTGGVTGRALRDQLTDTPGVVDALIPVEGPTRRTIAVVDTTTGDTTQLNEPGPEITPAEWAAFQEAYEVLLRSASAVALCGSLPPGVPVGAYAGLIRAARAAAVPVLLDTSGEPLRRGVAARPDIVKPNTDELAELTGSHEPLQATRDARRRGAHAVVASLGAQGLLAHTPDGLWRATPPRRVHGNPTGAGDSAVAGLLSGLVEHLPWPERLARAVALSAATVLAPVAGEFDRVGYEALLRRVAVTGEPSAA
- the thrC gene encoding threonine synthase, encoding MAAQTVASSTVASTTNPVAGDTTTVVGVDLGPADALSCRECGHRVPLGPVFACEECFGPLEIAYDFSAYETEELRARIEAGPANIWRYAPLLPVPADVADKPNINPGWTKLVKADNLARELGVEAGKLFVKDDSGNPTHSFKDRVVAQAIEAARAFNFTTLSCSSTGNLAGAVGAAAARAGFRSCVFIPHDLEQGKVVMAAIYGGELVGIEGNYDDVNRFCSELIGDPAGEGWGFVNVNLRPYYAEGSKTLAYEICEQLGWKLPDQLVVPIASGSQLTKIDKGLQELIKLGLVEDKPYKIFGAQAEGCSPVSVAYKAGHDVVRPQKPNTIAKSLAIGNPADGPYVLDIARRTGGAVEDVNDEQVVDAIKLLARTEGIFAETAGGVTVGVTKKLIENGLLDPTLTTVVLNTGDGLKTLDAVAGTGLTATIRPNLDSFREAGLA